AGTTTGTTCATCAATTCCTGGGGGTCGGCACCCAAATCCCCGAGGTCcgcaccccaaatccccggggCTCAGCGCCCAAATCCCCGAGGTCCGCAGCCCAAATCCCCCCTCGCCCCGGGCTCTCCGCCCCGCTCAGGGCGGCGGCTCCTGGCGCAGGTGAGTGCGCAGGTGCTTCATGAGCGACGAGCGGGACACGAAGCTCTTGGCGCAGCCCGAGCAGGGGTACGGCCGCTCCCCGGTGTGCGTGCGCCGGTGGATgaccaggctggagctggcGCGGAAGCTCTTCCCGCACTCGCTGCAGCCGAACGGCTTCTCCCCGGTGTGGACGCGCCAGTGGCGCCGCAGCGCGGCCCCGTCGCGGAACGCCTTCCCGCACTGCTCGCAcgccgggcggcggcgccgcgggacccccgggacccccgaggGGCTGTGCccgaggggctgcgggggcaccgggacccccgagGGGCTGTGCCCGAGGGGACgcgggggcaccgggacccccgagGGGCTGTGCCCGAGGGGACGCgcgggcaccgggacccccacCCCGCCCGAGGGGCCGTTCCTAAGCAGccgtggggacatggggacccCCGCGGGGCCGTCCCGGAGGGGCTGCCGGGGCACCGGGACCCTCACACTGCCCTCGGGGCTgtccctgaggggctgcaggaccccCGCCCCACACGCGGCGCTGTCCCCGTGGAGccgtggggacaccgggacGCCCTCGGGGCTGTCCCCAAGCAGCCGCGGGCGCTCCAGGACCCCCGCCCCAcgctcagggctgtccccaagggGCCGCTGGCCCTCCAGGAGCCCCGCTCCACCCTCGGGGCTGTCCCCAAGCAGCCACGGGGACGCCGGGACCCCCTCGGGGCTGTCGCCGCCGATCCAGCGCCGGTGCGGGCAGCGCGCGTTTCCCGGCCCGCACTCGGAGCacggcgcggccgccgccgccgccccggcgcGGTGGGTTTTGCGGTGCTTGCTGAGCGATTTGACGGCCGCGAAGCCCTTCCCGCAGTCGGGGCACTCGTAGGGCCGCTCG
This DNA window, taken from Camarhynchus parvulus unplaced genomic scaffold, STF_HiC, whole genome shotgun sequence, encodes the following:
- the LOC115916593 gene encoding zinc finger protein 774-like — translated: MAEPQVPEVLQEVTVGSEIPPGTPEGAPSWVWRGPGPDSEEEEEEEEEWARPLLRLWGDWGGSSDDPSPASPSPSSHPPSPPPLAAPIAPSRPSCPQCGKSFTSGPSLSRHLRSSHGAAPALTFTCWRCRAPFPCGAALQEHLGTPGCQPRPHRCRSCPKRFASARSLRKHRKVHLDGALRCPDCGKTLTSEASLVTHRRIHTGERPFACPECGMGFMAAKSLSKHRRARHSGGFICSDCGRSLSSHAALVAHQRIHTGERPYECPDCGKGFAAVKSLSKHRKTHRAGAAAAAAPCSECGPGNARCPHRRWIGGDSPEGVPASPWLLGDSPEGGAGLLEGQRPLGDSPERGAGVLERPRLLGDSPEGVPVSPRLHGDSAACGAGVLQPLRDSPEGSVRVPVPRQPLRDGPAGVPMSPRLLRNGPSGGVGVPVPARPLGHSPSGVPVPPRPLGHSPSGVPVPPQPLGHSPSGVPGVPRRRRPACEQCGKAFRDGAALRRHWRVHTGEKPFGCSECGKSFRASSSLVIHRRTHTGERPYPCSGCAKSFVSRSSLMKHLRTHLRQEPPP